In the genome of Acetonema longum DSM 6540, one region contains:
- a CDS encoding universal stress protein: protein MMTEITYRKILVPVDGSKNSFKALNHAGQIASRFGSELGILYVFLPRVALPAYPDFNVGYIPETVYSDLEEFGKNVLENAVKLLPPSLIVHTRMEVGSPIEIIPQFAQNNGYDLIVIGSRGMGIIKGLVMGSVSNHVVHYAACPVLVVK, encoded by the coding sequence ATGATGACAGAAATTACTTATCGCAAAATTTTAGTGCCTGTGGACGGCTCGAAGAATTCATTTAAAGCTCTGAACCATGCCGGACAGATTGCCAGCCGCTTTGGGTCCGAACTGGGCATTTTGTACGTCTTCCTGCCGAGGGTGGCGCTGCCGGCTTATCCGGATTTTAATGTGGGGTATATCCCGGAAACGGTGTACAGCGACCTTGAAGAGTTCGGCAAAAATGTGCTGGAAAATGCCGTAAAATTACTGCCTCCATCATTGATTGTTCACACCCGCATGGAAGTGGGCTCTCCCATTGAAATCATTCCTCAGTTTGCCCAGAATAACGGCTATGACCTGATTGTCATCGGCAGCCGCGGCATGGGAATTATCAAAGGACTGGTCATGGGCAGCGTAAGCAATCATGTGGTCCATTACGCCGCTTGCCCGGTCTTAGTGGTGAAGTAA